From Nicotiana tabacum cultivar K326 chromosome 15, ASM71507v2, whole genome shotgun sequence, the proteins below share one genomic window:
- the LOC107771646 gene encoding putrescine N-methyltransferase 1 (The RefSeq protein has 1 substitution compared to this genomic sequence), with amino-acid sequence MEVISTNTNGSTIFKNGAIPMNGHQNGTSEHLNGYQNGTSKHQNGHQNGTFEHRNGHQNGTSEQQNGTISHDNGNELLGSSDSIKPGWFSEFSALWPGEAFSLKVEKLLFQGKSDYQDVMLFESATYGKVLTLDGAIQHTENGGFPYTEMIVHLPLGSIPNPKKVLIIGGGIGFTLFEMLRYPSIEKIDIVEIDDVVVDVSRKFFPYLAANFNDPRVTLVLGDGAAFVKAAQAGYYDAIIVDSSDPIGPAKDLFERPFFEAVAKALRPGGVVCTQAESIWLHMHIIKQIIANCRQVFKGSVNYAWTTAPTYPTGVIGYMLCSTEGPEVDFKNPVNPIDKETTQVKSKLGPLKFYNSDIHKAAFILPSFARSMIES; translated from the exons atgGAAGTCATATCTACCAACACAAATGGCTCTACCATCTTCAAGAATGGTGCCATTCCCATGAACGGCCACCAAAATGGCACTTCTGAACACCTCAACGGCTACCAGAATGGCACTTCCAAACACCAAAACGGGCACCAGAATGGCACTTTCGAACATCGGAACGGCCACCAGAATGGGACATCCGAACAACAGAACGGGACAATCAGCCATGACAATGGCAACGAGCTACTGGGAAGCTCCGACTCTATTAAGCCTGGCTGGTTTTCAGAGTTTAGCGCATTATGGCCAG GTGAAGCATTCTCACTTAAGGTTGAGAAGTTACTATTCCAGGGGAAGTCTGATTACCAAGATGTCATGCTCTTTGAG TCAGCAACTTATGGGAAGGTTCTGACTTTGGATGGAGCAATTCAACATACAGAGAATGGTGGATTTCCATACACTGAAATGATTGTTCATCTACCACTTGGTTCCATCCCAAACCCAAAAAAGGTTTTGATCATCGGCGGAGGAATTGGTTTTACATTATTCGAAATGCTTCGTTATCCTTCAATCGAAAAAATTGACATTGTTGAGATCGATGACGTGGTAGTTGAT GTATCCAGAAAATTTTTCCCTTATCTGGCAGCTAATTTTAACGATCCTCGTGTAACCCTAGTTCTCGGAGATG GAGCTGCATTTGTAAAGGCTGCACAAGCGGGATATTATGATGCTATTATAGTGGACTCTTCTGATCCCATTG GTCCAGCAAAAGATTTGTTTGAGAGGCCATTCTTTGAGGCAGTAGCCAAAGCCCTTAGGCCAGGAGGAGTTGTATGCACACAGGCTGAAAGCATTTGGCTTCATATGCATATTATTAAGCAAATCATTGCTAACTGTCGTCAAGTCTTTAAGGGTTCTGTCAACTATGCTTGGACAACCGTTCCAACATATCCCAC CGGTGTGATCGGTTATATGCTCTGCTCTACTGAAGGGCCAGAAGTTGACTTCAAGAATCCAGTAAATCCAATTGACAAAGAGACAACTCAAGTCAAGTCCAAATTAGGACCTCTCAAGTTCTACAACTCTGAT ATTCACAAAGCAGCATTCATTTTACCATCTTTCGCCAGAAGTATGATCGAGTCTTAA